A genome region from Rhizobium sp. N324 includes the following:
- the rhaM gene encoding L-rhamnose mutarotase, with the protein MTSEKHAFKMQLNPGMEAEYRKRHDEIWPELVDLLHQSGASDYSIHLDRDTNTLFGVLTRPADHTMASLPEHPVMKKWWAHMADIMATNPDNSPVQSDLVTLFHMP; encoded by the coding sequence ATGACATCAGAAAAACACGCCTTCAAGATGCAGCTCAATCCCGGCATGGAAGCCGAATACCGCAAGCGGCATGACGAGATCTGGCCTGAGCTGGTCGATCTCCTGCACCAGTCCGGTGCCAGCGACTATTCGATCCACCTCGACCGCGACACCAACACGCTGTTCGGCGTGCTGACGCGGCCGGCCGACCACACGATGGCAAGCCTGCCGGAGCATCCGGTCATGAAGAAATGGTGGGCGCACATGGCCGACATCATGGCCACGAACCCGGACAACTCGCCTGTTCAAAGCGACCTCGTCACCCTCTTCCATATGCCATGA
- a CDS encoding fumarylacetoacetate hydrolase family protein: protein MTETFDPRGLAARLHSLRRAGRHEETGTFALPADLHEAMETQNFLAAADGISSSAWKVTVSPAGQAVTAPLHPYAEAAAGASIPWYPGLKFETEIAVRLGKDLPIRAGAAYSRADVVEAISAAYLGAELLVSAVRESGSVSFLLFTADRLGNSGYVLGPNLDTSAVDTAGGTPLKVTHAGRTIYDGPAQHPKGDVLTWLVDYANDSLRPETSLKAGALITTGTLSGAIELTEPGEIDILFGDSQLRFSVSKS, encoded by the coding sequence ATGACAGAGACATTCGATCCGCGCGGGCTCGCGGCCCGGCTTCACAGCCTGCGCCGGGCCGGCAGGCACGAGGAAACCGGCACTTTCGCACTGCCGGCCGATCTGCATGAGGCGATGGAGACGCAGAATTTCCTTGCCGCCGCGGATGGCATTTCCAGCAGCGCCTGGAAAGTGACGGTCTCGCCTGCGGGCCAGGCAGTCACTGCTCCGCTGCATCCCTATGCCGAAGCCGCCGCCGGCGCGAGCATTCCCTGGTATCCCGGCCTGAAATTCGAGACCGAGATCGCCGTGCGTCTCGGCAAGGATCTGCCGATCCGCGCCGGTGCTGCCTATAGCCGCGCCGATGTGGTCGAGGCGATCTCCGCTGCTTATCTCGGCGCCGAACTGCTGGTCAGCGCCGTCAGGGAAAGCGGCAGCGTCTCCTTTCTGCTATTTACTGCAGACCGCCTCGGCAATAGCGGCTATGTGCTTGGCCCGAATCTCGACACAAGCGCTGTCGACACTGCCGGTGGCACGCCGCTCAAGGTCACCCATGCCGGCCGCACGATCTATGACGGTCCGGCCCAGCATCCGAAGGGTGACGTTCTCACCTGGCTTGTCGATTACGCCAATGACAGCTTACGCCCGGAAACGTCGCTGAAGGCGGGTGCGCTGATCACGACGGGGACGTTGAGCGGCGCGATCGAACTGACCGAGCCCGGCGAGATCGATATCCTGTTCGGGGACAGCCAACTCCGTTTCTCGGTTTCGAAGAGCTGA
- a CDS encoding ABC transporter ATP-binding protein yields the protein MPSPFLALSAIEHAIGQKSVLHGIDLTLEQGRIYGLVGPNGSGKSTLLKIIARQAAPKSGAIAFNGKPAGDWGAREFARHVAYMPQFTPATDGMTVRELVALGRFPWHGTLGRFTPTDRNKVEEAIVRTELEDFADRLVANMSGGERQRAWIAMMLAQDARCLLLDEPTSALDLAHQASVLSLVKELSHERGLTVVIVLHDINLAARYCDAIVALNRGRITAEGTPAEIMRTETLRSIFGVGMGVFPHPVRNEPVSYLL from the coding sequence ATGCCTTCACCTTTCCTTGCCCTGTCGGCAATCGAGCATGCCATCGGACAAAAATCCGTCCTGCACGGCATCGATCTGACGCTCGAGCAGGGCCGCATCTACGGTCTGGTAGGCCCGAACGGCTCCGGCAAAAGCACGCTTTTGAAGATCATCGCCCGCCAGGCCGCGCCGAAGTCCGGCGCCATCGCCTTCAACGGCAAGCCGGCGGGTGATTGGGGTGCCCGGGAATTTGCCCGACACGTCGCCTATATGCCGCAATTCACGCCGGCGACCGATGGGATGACCGTGCGCGAACTGGTGGCGCTCGGCCGTTTTCCCTGGCACGGCACGCTCGGCCGCTTCACGCCTACCGATCGCAACAAGGTCGAGGAGGCGATCGTCCGCACCGAACTCGAGGATTTTGCCGATCGTCTCGTCGCCAACATGTCCGGCGGCGAGCGCCAGCGCGCCTGGATCGCCATGATGCTCGCTCAGGACGCCCGCTGCCTGCTGCTCGACGAACCGACATCGGCGCTCGACCTCGCCCATCAGGCAAGCGTCCTGTCGCTGGTCAAGGAACTCAGCCATGAGCGCGGGCTGACCGTCGTCATCGTGCTGCACGACATCAACCTCGCCGCGCGTTATTGCGATGCGATCGTCGCGCTCAACCGCGGCCGGATCACCGCCGAAGGCACACCCGCCGAGATCATGCGGACCGAGACGCTGCGTTCGATTTTCGGAGTCGGCATGGGCGTCTTTCCCCATCCGGTTCGAAACGAGCCGGTCAGCTATCTCTTATAG
- a CDS encoding FGGY-family carbohydrate kinase, protein MTATSYRRIAVLDIGKTNAKVVVLDSGSGAEIAVLKRPNATIKTGPYPHYDIEALWSFALDALKTLAREPGFDAISITTHGAAAALLDRDGGLAMPVIDYEHEYPQEIRDAYTALRPSFDETFSPRLAMGLNVGAQLHYQKTAFSEEFAKVATILTYAQYWTARLTGVAANELTSLGCHTDLWNPKTGDYSSLVDRLGIRDLMAPIRSAFDALGPVLPGIAAELALAAPVSVYCGIHDSNASLLPHLVHREAPFAVVSTGTWVINFGVGGDLDHLDAKRDALANVDAYGRAVPSSRFMGGREFEILSAEIGSVDEKGAQAAIGPVVEKGMMLLPNIAPGSGPFPGKASRWIGAEGASREERHATACLYLALMTDACLGLTGAKGPVIVEGPFALNETYLRLLAALVGREVLALPGTTGTSQGAALLTGIRPVSGAETHVPPSAIAGLSAYRDRWYAAME, encoded by the coding sequence ATGACCGCAACCTCCTATCGCCGCATTGCCGTTCTCGACATCGGCAAGACCAATGCCAAGGTCGTCGTGCTCGACAGCGGGAGCGGCGCCGAGATCGCCGTCCTGAAACGGCCGAACGCTACCATCAAGACCGGCCCCTACCCGCATTACGACATCGAGGCGCTGTGGTCCTTCGCGCTCGATGCGCTGAAGACGCTGGCACGGGAACCCGGTTTCGACGCTATTTCGATCACCACCCATGGCGCCGCAGCGGCGCTGCTCGATCGGGACGGTGGGCTCGCCATGCCTGTCATCGACTATGAACACGAATACCCGCAAGAAATCCGCGACGCCTATACGGCCTTGCGCCCCTCCTTCGACGAGACCTTCTCGCCGCGCCTGGCGATGGGCCTCAATGTCGGCGCGCAGCTGCACTACCAAAAGACTGCCTTCTCCGAGGAATTCGCCAAGGTCGCGACCATCCTCACCTATGCGCAATATTGGACGGCGCGGCTGACGGGTGTCGCCGCCAATGAGCTGACCTCGCTCGGCTGCCATACCGACCTCTGGAATCCGAAGACCGGCGACTATTCCTCGCTGGTCGACAGGCTCGGCATCCGCGATCTGATGGCGCCGATCCGCTCCGCCTTCGATGCGCTCGGCCCGGTCCTGCCCGGGATCGCCGCGGAGCTCGCCCTTGCCGCGCCCGTGTCGGTCTATTGCGGCATTCACGATTCCAATGCGTCGCTGCTGCCGCATCTCGTCCATCGGGAGGCCCCTTTCGCCGTTGTCTCCACCGGCACCTGGGTCATCAATTTCGGCGTCGGCGGCGATCTCGATCATCTCGATGCCAAACGCGATGCGCTCGCCAATGTCGATGCCTATGGCCGGGCCGTTCCCTCCTCGCGTTTCATGGGCGGGCGGGAATTCGAAATTCTCTCGGCCGAAATCGGTTCCGTCGATGAAAAAGGCGCCCAGGCGGCGATCGGCCCGGTCGTCGAAAAGGGCATGATGCTGCTGCCCAATATCGCTCCCGGCTCCGGACCTTTCCCCGGAAAGGCCAGCCGCTGGATCGGCGCCGAAGGCGCGAGCCGCGAGGAACGTCATGCCACGGCCTGCCTCTATCTCGCTTTGATGACCGATGCCTGCCTCGGACTGACCGGCGCCAAAGGCCCGGTTATCGTCGAAGGGCCTTTTGCGCTCAACGAGACCTATCTCAGGCTGCTTGCGGCGCTTGTCGGCCGCGAAGTCCTGGCCCTTCCCGGGACAACCGGCACCAGCCAGGGTGCGGCCCTCCTCACCGGCATCCGGCCGGTATCGGGTGCCGAAACGCATGTTCCGCCGAGCGCTATCGCCGGGCTCTCGGCCTATCGCGATCGCTGGTACGCGGCGATGGAATAA
- a CDS encoding ABC transporter permease — protein sequence MSMTSSTPEKRVIPDRLGTPFRRIAASWEVLLFAVAVLIFVFNSLASPYFLDAWNLSDATFNFTEKAMIAFAMALLVISGEIDLSVAAIIALASTAMGAAAQLGVGTPGLVAIGIGTGLVCGTFNGVLVSVLKLPSIVVTIGTMSLFRGISYIVLGDQAYGKYPADFAYFGQGYVFWVFSFEFVLFIVLAILFAILLHATNFGRQVYAIGNNDFAARFSGIPVERVKFMLFLLTGIMSGIAAVCLTSRLGSTRPSIAQGWELEVVTMVVLGGISILGGSGTIGGVVIAAFVMGLVTFGLGLLNVPGIVMSIFIGLLLIITIAIPIIARRIKLMSSR from the coding sequence ATGAGCATGACGTCTTCAACACCCGAAAAGCGGGTGATCCCCGACCGCCTCGGCACCCCCTTCCGCCGCATCGCCGCGAGCTGGGAGGTGCTGCTCTTTGCCGTCGCCGTCCTGATCTTCGTCTTCAATTCCCTAGCCTCGCCCTATTTCCTCGATGCCTGGAACCTCTCGGACGCCACCTTCAACTTCACCGAAAAGGCGATGATCGCCTTCGCCATGGCGCTGCTCGTCATCTCCGGGGAGATCGACCTTTCCGTCGCCGCGATCATCGCGCTTGCTTCGACCGCGATGGGAGCGGCAGCGCAGCTCGGCGTCGGCACGCCGGGCCTGGTCGCGATCGGCATCGGCACCGGCCTTGTCTGCGGTACCTTCAACGGCGTTCTGGTCTCGGTGCTGAAACTGCCGTCGATTGTCGTCACCATCGGCACAATGAGCCTTTTCCGCGGCATTTCCTATATCGTGCTCGGTGACCAGGCCTATGGTAAATATCCCGCCGACTTCGCCTATTTCGGCCAGGGCTATGTCTTCTGGGTGTTCTCCTTCGAATTCGTGCTGTTCATCGTGCTGGCGATCCTCTTCGCTATCCTGCTGCATGCGACGAATTTCGGCCGGCAGGTCTATGCGATCGGCAACAACGACTTTGCCGCCCGCTTCTCCGGCATCCCGGTCGAGCGCGTCAAATTCATGCTTTTCCTGCTGACCGGCATCATGAGCGGTATCGCCGCCGTCTGCCTGACCTCGCGTCTCGGCTCGACCCGGCCGTCGATCGCCCAGGGCTGGGAACTCGAGGTCGTCACCATGGTCGTGCTCGGCGGCATCTCGATCCTCGGCGGCTCCGGCACGATCGGCGGCGTCGTCATCGCCGCCTTCGTCATGGGCCTCGTGACCTTCGGCCTCGGCCTGCTGAACGTACCCGGCATCGTCATGTCGATCTTCATCGGCCTACTGCTGATCATCACCATCGCCATTCCGATCATCGCCCGCCGCATCAAGCTCATGAGCTCCCGATGA